Below is a genomic region from Sorghum bicolor cultivar BTx623 chromosome 9, Sorghum_bicolor_NCBIv3, whole genome shotgun sequence.
aaacagagcaaaaacttgcactaagtctacttgaatatagccaccaaccactttggtagctccatgaatgttatgtctatccacattgctcagtcttccattgatatagtctCGTTGCACCTTACTTTCTTGAGTAGGCTTCTTacggcttttcctttttctctttcgccgttgtggattctgatttgattcacttccaacttgctcttcaatattattattttgatgaTACTCAGCttcatcatactcataacattcTTCAAGGGTAAGATCATTATTCTCTTCCCATGTATCAGTAAGAGACATCATATagggctcctgatccatgggatactacactccctgtcatgaGGTGACCAACATCAGTAGCACGAGAAGGAGAGATGATCAtaatcatagaatatctcaagagACAACACTCTCTTCAAGATAAATTGAGAATGCATCaacccgtgatatcaaggtactacccccttaagaaaggttgactaggaggcacaaggaaggtagcttgcattttttttgacaagttatCTTGCATTGAGGCCTTTTTGACATCCcaaggaacttatgtgcaaggatGAAACAAATATCCTGattttcctcgcgatatgaaaatcaccagcgcagtaaaatggacataactcttgttctgttaatccaattgggttatagcttataccgttagaaagcttAGAAACTTATCtaaaactttgctgtagaacacttttccaaagtctatagttatatttgtccaAAACAGCAGGCAACCagaactggtccagattcttgacaggACATCTGTatcgtcttgtgatttttgtaacttccaaaccataatagctatgagggtgattcttgaggtCATAGAAAGATCTGGAAGTCCAATTTCATCCAAAATTTtcttatgatttttttattcATCCAAGATCAGAGACATAAGCCGATAAAGatgagatactctagaaaggcaggataaggtaacaagagaaaccaaaacccaactgtttatgtcattaatccttatgccttagacatataaactaaatgaaattgtgaagaatctcacaagatcattacaatcattacaaagatccaaatcaaacataaacataaaggcaattcaaccaagcagtaaaggttcacaaggcacacaaactcgactttcgctactagcgtttttattacacaagggcacaaactcctatatcttaaaCTCAGTGTGGCTTCTTTCATGATACTACTGTTGGTTCTTCTGTGGACAAGACTTTACATAGTGTCCTTCCTGTCGGTAGTGATAACACTTTTTCTTAGCTGGATCCTTCGTGATATCATCTTCCACTGAGGTGTTGCTCGGTGTGTTATCAGTTCGCTGACTCTGAAGGTTTGTCTCTAGTTGGCTAGCTTTCTTTCTAACTTGGTTGATCCTTCGAGGTTGATactctttataagtgatggtccatccatctatgcatacctcatgagcagtggggttatcttgagaagtttcttcatctctaaggtttggattttcatggccagagttcaaagctaaatgtgacaacttagaatttgaatgttgttcacttcccaatgctggctctagtgattttgccttcctcttcttatcctcattagtcacacaatttggttttaccttaacttcctttttagatgacctattccgaagacaaggaagaccataatgcctacaacaatggcattgatcATGATATCCCGATGTATTACTACCAACACCTCCATGGattctcatatttttccaagcttctgctacttgtctcttcactggtcctgagatgcactgctgagagttcccattctgagtcattccttccactacttgcttttgcatggctagaagcttctccttgtcgaatgcttttacgagtggcatctctgagtccttttgttcattcatgccaaaggtctcctcgttatgagccatctaaatagacaaggtggatggatttagaatagagacaaagtttttataatagaatagggtagaggtaagcataatttttagcaattatcaaggttaaggtgaaagcaagaagtaagcagagatagaagcattctaaaacgtccggttctaactaggattgcgtcctacagtcagcattgctttgataccactttgtaacacccgattttaagaacaaaatcagatatgcaccatatgtaagttttagaagacaagcctcacatatagctacaaataaggggtaatatcaaaggacaatgcataaattatatagcgtacataataaattagaaaccaccttgggcagcaaacacggaagagaactccaaactttgggtgTTAAccccactctacaggatccaactgactggttgatcacaagcccaaaacttctcctgaggtgcgggggagatagcaagagtgagttcaagacgaactccgcaagtataacaactagattgtatagatcccaccatctcatgatcaatgtgacataaataatatagagaattaaacaataatcaatgagtttcttaacacaagattcatcacccttaatgtaagagttcccaaggccgctcgtgaccgtgagcacggctagtataccagtttttaacactctgcagaggttgtacatctttacccatgagtcatgatttaccctttcgcctgaggtgatcagcctcgtaacccactaccaaggtaggtcggcagggatcactatgaagtctttcaaaggttcgtctaacaagttagggccgcttggtttcggtagtcagtccgtgtgattctaccactcgTAGGGAATCcgcggtctgctatcccccatttgcaccacacgggtaacctctaacaagctagaaaaattactcatacttgactaaagccagagccattatagccctcatggttgcactttcatcccggttatcacttacgaataaatcctcaagttgttaaaaagtcattattatcatttgttgctttatatcaatctagtcacaagatcatggtcatagaattaaaatccaaatgctatacttgcctcgatccaattgctcctgctggtcctgctgatcttacttgcttccaaggctctgatcttgatcaccgaagtaatgctcaccgactagactcgatcatcaatcatcaacaatcagagacagacatacacgaagcaaacaatcctttaattagaacagtacaccaacagatcaaaaacaaaataaaatgtttAAAAACAAAACCTACATtttgctacgatcacatagatacgaagatcacgaaaatcggaactaAAACGATCAAGTTACGAATTTACAGCGATTTCAAAGGCATtttattaattaaacctaaccctgaaattaaaaaattgcaaactacagtaacagtggtactaacatgtagggaatttaattacgaatctaacacaatttgaacgggtcaaatcggagctaaaacgaatattttatggcctaaacaaaatcagtggcaaatcTGTAAATATAACAGAGTATAAACGATTTAAAATAAATCAGAAAAATCTAGAAAATCTTCCCTGGCCCAGGACTGCGGGTTGATTAACCAAAAGTCGGGGGTCTCTTTAACAAAAAgacccatgaaggggtatgggcCGATCCTGGCcatcagattcaagatcaacggGCGAGATTAGATGggaggggagagagaggggactggcggccggagttggggaagGTTGCGGCGGCAGCCATTGCCGGCGGCGTTGGAGGTCGCCGGCGTGGGCGATTTAGGGGCTTCGGGCCACGGTTGGCCAAGCCGAAAACACTAGAAGGAAGAGGGAGCGAAGGCGAACTCCCATGGACCCTTCGCGCGGCCGGGGAAGGTCTCTCGCGGCGCACGCCATGGCCGGCAGCCATGGGCCTTGCCGAAGCTCGCGGCCAGCGCTGTAGAGCGCTCCAAATCGAGCGGAAATTACACGGGGAGGAAGAGAGGGAGATGGCGAGCTCAGCAGCGCAAAGAGTAGGGGCGGAGGCGGCTTGCGGGATTGAAGAGCGGCGGGATCGACGATCCTGGAGGCGGTTCTCCGAACGCTACGAGCAAGAGCGGGGCGAAGCCGGTGACGAAACGAGAGCGGGGGGGAATGGCTCGGGCGCGTCCGAAGAGGGCGAGGCGCGGGGAAAACGTGGGGGAAGGAGTGGGCGCGGTTGCGGCACTGGACTTGGCGTCCGTGCgttgagagagagggaggggcggTTGGGGGGAAGGTGAGGGatgacaggcgggcccggcctgtcagcgggtgAGAGAGGAGAAGGGGGGAGAGGGTggccggctgggccgcggcccaggaagGGAGAAGGGGGCGCGAGGTGGGCTGGGCCACCAGGCCGAGAAGGAgggggaacaggatttcttcttcttttttttcaaactaACTTTCAAAGCTTctttcaaattgaattttgaataaATGTTTCTTTTACAAAaaattcacacatcacaaaataaaagtgttgcagcatgaatgcatcaaaaagttttctaaacttatattaaattttattttccaaaaatttatttattatttttttccctatattttatgagcacaaaatagcaaattaaattatttttcatctatttcTAAAAGagaaaaatttagggtgttacatatagctctcacaatctcatgatcaatatgacataaataatgtaaagcattaaacaataaacaatgagcatatttaacacacaagaatcatcaccgttgatgcaagaatccccaaggccgctcgtgaccgtgagcacggctagtataccagttttacactctgcagaggttgtacatctttacccatgagtcatgatttaccctttcccccgaggtgatcagcctcttaacccacttccaaggaaggtcggtagggatcactatgaagcctttcaaaggtttccaagttagggccattagattcactcggcaggcagatatagagccccccttccatggcacataactcgCAGTCTATGcacacggacagaggccacactatacccaacgtgtctagccattcttacgccatttaaggtaaccgctaacaagctagaaaaaggtcctcatactgagctaaagccagagccattatagccctcatggttgcactgttgttccggttatcacttacagataaatcatcaagtggctaaaaagtcatttttattgtttattacttaacattaatctagtcacaggatcatggtcacagaaataaaatctaaatgttatacttgccttagtcCAAATGCTATAttgatcctgctggtcttactagttgtccaaggctctgatcttgatcactgaagcactcttgttcaccacagattgctcaccgtctaaactcgatcatccaTCACCAACACATAACAATcgaagacaaacatacacgaagcaaacaagactacaattagaacagtacatcaatcatataaaaacaatatAGAGAGTtcataaaaagattctacgcagcgctacgatatcatagacgtaaaaatcacgaaaatcggagctaaaacggagaagttatgaattttctaagatttcatatagacaagtaattaattaaatagggtcatgaaattaaaaggtttcaaactaacaaaacagtgttactaacatgtagagctcattaatacgaatccaacgcaatttgaatgggtcaaaacagagttaagatgaatattttatggccaaaagaaagtcagtggcaattctgtaaatagtgaaagcgtatttttaatctaaaaccgagctgtttgtgttttccaaactgaaagaCAAAGTGATTGGGGCTTACGTTGGTGGACAGGGAGTAGGTTCACCGACAGTGACGCTTTCTTAGAGCTACAGCAACGCCGTAGCAGCCGACcgttcgtagatgtcgtgtataggcgagacgatCGCGATCACgttgtatagaagaaaatataaattttattttactaccttaggaattctcaaattagaggcttccctCACGGTAGTTTTTGGTGTGTTTTGtctaaggggttggtacatatatatagggagagaaactccccacctccacgtcaactagcgatatggtactaattgatttgcaaccttcatttttactaataggcctaattaattatgaaagcccattagtaaataactaTATGGTTTTTGGGATTATTATGGGCTTTATCGTTGGAAAAATaataagagatttattattttcagaattaattattttcattgataaaataattctacaaaagtttagaattagtagttaagccacgaaaaatgctccaaaagctccgaaaattcgggaaaaattctcagagatattatagaacatggggaacccgaataaagtttttggagctcatgataagattgtttagagcatctaaaaattagatcatgctcagagaaaagtgagaacagaagatggaaaaattctcgaaaaatttgtagagattgcttgatggatgaAGAACTAaaaaagtgctttgagtgacaaagaaaagattttaggaagctcctaataaaaacttgagttgagaaacaagaaattttgttgataaagataaagataaagacgtactgGTCAACAAGGAAGATCaatctactaaacgcattttaaaaactttgctcactcaaacacataaaggagcaacaaggatcacatcaaaacatatgcaccagcatgtatgcataataatattgctaagccttatgataaattttaattttaaaaaaatatattatttttcctatattttcatgagcacaaaaatataaaattaaataattttatctatatttcaaaaggagtaaattttagggtgttacatgaaAAAATTTGAAATGTAtttgaattcaaattcaaatatgCATACAAATTTGAATTTGGCGTGCAACAATATTTCCCTACAGACCATGTTTCCTAGGGAAAGCAACTTTACATATGAATGGCCTTTACACGTAAGATGGAACCTGGTGGTGTCAGCAGATTCCTAGGGAACTAATTTCCTAGGGAAACCAAAGATCCCCTATGGTTTCTCAGCCAACCCGTAGGGCATTGACTTGTTTCCAGTCAAACATTCCCTAGGAAATGTTCCCTACAAAGCACCGTAGGGAACTGGTTTCCCTAGGGTTTTGTCCCTTCCCCTAGGAATTTGAACGCTAGGGAAACAGCTGGATTGCAGTAGTGTACATAATCTGCACATTGATGGGTAGTCGGATTCCTCAAAAAATAACAAAGAGAAATAACTAGTCAAAATCAAGATTTCTCCCATAATATTAAACTTATAATATGATAAGATATTTAATATATCCTGAACAATTACATGTGTATATATTACTTAGCTAGTAGTAGAGTTCATCTCAAATGTCACCAATGCTCAGAACCTAAAAATTCTAGCTCTAACAAAATCCTGGTGGTAGAGCAGGAAGCACCATGCAGTAATGCAGCATTGATTTGATGCTCCTAGGATTGATTCATGACTTAACAGCTAGCAGTGCTATCCATCTTGGTGGTGATCAGGAGGCCAGTGTTCATAAGGCCGTTGTATTGGGCTGAACTGAAGCTTCCTGCACATCCTACATAACAGGAAGAGGACAAAACAATGTACACATCTAAAATCAAATGACATTGACAGTGTTGAAATCATCAAAGAAAAGTAACTTGTATCATGTTTCTTGCTTCTTTTTTTAGTGTATATATGGAGACTACTTATTGCTACATGACTGTGTGACAAAAATAAAATTTGAAAGTTGTTTCCTGTTaagtatatctatatctatatctatatctatatctatatctatatctatatctatatctatatctatatctatatctatatctatatctatatctatatctatcgaCATCATCACCCACTAATGCCTTGACAGCACACTAATTTTCAACCTATTAATGCAAGCCATCTACATCACATCCACTAAGTGTAATTTCCATTTCCAATAGCCATGCATGTTATTTGTTTTGTGATTTCatcatcttataatttgatcTAATTCTTAGTTTTTAATGAAATTATTTCATTGACATACTCAATTTTGATAAGAATAAATGCAAACAAGTAGGTCTAACTCATACATGCAATGAATTCTAAGAAAGTGCTGCAACAATATGCGGGTTATGCTTCTTAATCTGTGTTTTGCATCACAATTAAGTAGAAAATGATTTCTCATTAAATGAAATGGAGAAATGCATATTCCATTTCCTTTGTTCCTATTACAGGAACAACGTGAACAGTGAATATATATGTTAActttgtagctagctacaaaatatgttattctgtagccacctccatttatgataattttatatattaatttatgataatatgtatacatatttacgatggttgggttactataacacatgagaatatttaccgtaatgttatagtaaaccacttagtaaggagttactataatcttgtaaatcaatatagtaattatcgtaactcaaagtggctacaaaataagttattttgtagccagctaCAGAGTAATAGTTCTATATTAATTACTGAGAATAAACTTGAAACATTTAGCATATAGCATGGAAATATGACCCTAAATTTTATTGAATCTATTATCAAGAACTGCATTAGACACAATATACAAGTAAAAGAAGACCAATGCCATGACATGATAAGGGACATATGAAGGTTGATGCATCTGTCCATCCTGATGTGCTTTTGAAATTAAATAAAGTCAAGTCTTGCATTTACACTGGAGTTTAGGCCCTACTACTGCAAAAAGTGTAAAGGCTAGTAGGATAGTCTTTTTGTCTAGACATGCATGCCATAAAAAATTAAAGGCATATAAATCTCACCAAAATAGTGAAGCAAAAATGGGGTGAAAATAGAAGGCTTATTTCATGATGTCAGCATAAAATGATAAAGAAATAGAGCATGAGAGGTATGCCCAAGGTTACTTGAATCTAATCATGACATAGACAATGTAGCAGTATCAAGGTAGTACAGAAATCTTACTTCTGTGCTTATTGTTTGGCACGCTATCATGGCTTCTTGCGAACTAGGCCTTCTGCAGTGAACTTTCTTGTGATGCTGCTGATCCTGTTTCATAGTTCAAGCTAAAATATATGTCATATACTATATTACAAAGAAAATGGACTGCATCAATAAATGTCCAACATGCAGAAATAATAACAAGACATTTTGAGTATATATATGAAGAATTGATGATCTCTACCGCATCTTTGTGCAATAGTAGTATTTTCAGCAAAATGCATGGTCCATAATATAGATTGAACAGCACCTCTTGTTTTTCACCATTGTTCAGGAGGGCTGAGGGATATTGCACTGCAGGTGataatttgggccttgtttagttccaaaaaaattagggaaatcgacactgtagcactttcatttgtatttgacaaatattgtccaatcatagactaactaggctcaaaaaattcgtttcgtcaattccgaccaaactgtgcaattagtttttatttttgtctatatttaatactccatgtatgtgcctaaagattcgatgtgacacagaATCTGAGGTCACTTCTACCTTTTCATCATCGTTCTGTTCCATCATTGTTGTGGTAGAACGTTGTGTCTGCTGGTAGAAGACCTTAGACACGACCAGCTCCCCATCCTTCTCCTCATCCCTACCGAGGTGGTATTGATGCATCACCCAGTTGGTCTTCTCTAGCTTGTTCCCTTGCTTTCCATAGTTACTGTACAACACTAGGATCTTCTTGCACCCCTTCTGCCGACCACCAACGATCAATGGACGTGTCTTGCCGGTCTTATGCCACCGCGCCTCGCCAACATCTTCACCGCGTTTTGACTGGATCTTTCTCCTCTTCCTTGTGCCAGAGGTGTAAGCTTTGGATGGCCTGTGGAAGAAGTGCTTGCTGACGCCATCTCTTGTCACACCTAGGGATAATCAATTAACTCGGTATAAGCACAAGAGTGTGTGCAGTTATGGCATACTATATACAACTAACAAGTTGAGATATGTTTCAGTTAAATTATTTTGTCTCATACTAATAAGTAAGGTCTGGTGATTAGTGTCAATTATGGCTACACGTGCATGTTTATTCACATATTTAACCACTATAcatagaaaattaagtgtagaAAATTAACCCCAGCGGGAGAAATGAAAGGTAGCCTACCGCTATAGCTacctatattttggaaacttcctAAGCATCTTCCCATCATGAGGGAGACGTGAACAAAATATGTGTTCAGCGCCAGTGGCGGAGCAAAGAATTTCATGGAGCGTGGGCAAGACATAACTAGTATTTTGTGGAGCACGAGCGAGACATAAGATCATACTAATAATAACAACACTCCAAAATAGcacatataaatatatatatataccatatTAATAATAACAAcccatgttttaaatagcgagctAAGGCCAAGGTGTTTAGCATTTTATAAACTGTAATTAGCGTACTTTAACGGTAAAATTGTGCATGAACGCAAATAGCGGCATAATTTTTTTCAAGCTATTTCGGGCTATAGCGTCaaaaatagcgggctatttttTCCATGATAACAACGCTAGGTAAAATAGCGCAAATAAATATACAACATAATGTAAAACTAGACAGCCACAGTAGTTTTAATTTTAGGCTAAAATAATCTTGTAGTACACGTGTTCACAGCGACTCAgaataaaaaataaagataaattTAAGTGCTTATCGCTACACAAAAGTTAACCAAACTACCTGTTTGGCTAAAGTCTCGTCTCCTCTAGAGACACACAACTCCACATGTGATCACAAGTGAGATGTGTGGAGATGTCTGGGTTTTGAGCATGTTACGCCgcaacttgctccaaactttttcaattttttttcatagcCTTCACATGCGATAACACAACACCCCgtcaagtttcgtgatttttcaACTTCGTttggattttatataattaaaaaacacATTTGTCACTCCTCGATGGTCGTGTTACGTGTACAAGGACTTGAAACTTTTGGTGAGCTTTGGTACACGGCCTTAAAACACATTCCCCACCATGAATATCATATTTCAAaggccaaagtttcattatttcATGTATCTgcaattcaaatttgaaaaatgcGGGAAAATTCAAGTGAAGGAAAAAAATTAACGAAATATAGGTAAATATTTCCAAAAAGGCCCAAattcaaacatgtgattgtaaaCAATGTATCTAGGcaacaaaaaaattttgaagtcacaattcaaaaaaaaaaatgtttgccGACAGCATCGAGTGGCTGTCGGCAAAGAGCTTAGTTTGCCGACAGCCAACAGTGGCTGTCGGCAAACCGTGGACTTTGCCGACAGCCAACAGTGGCTGTCGGCAAACCGTAGACTTTGCCGACAGTGGTCTTCGGCTGTCGGCAAACAGATGGTTCGCCGACAGCCCATATCCTGGCTGTCGGCAAACGCCTGGGCTGTCGGCGAACATCCAGATTCCTGTAGTGTCTGCTATTTGCGATTTTTGCTGCAAGTGCAACTCAGAAAGTCAGAAGCCTGGTGTGGCGCCGTGGGCGTGGTGCAGGTGGGGCTTGTGTTGTGGGGTTGAGGACCTGGGGTCAGAGGTTGTACTGTCGTCTCCTAACTGGATCTCGTGGGAAGAACAATTCTGTTAGCTTGGTCTGTAGAATTGAGAATTTGGGAGTTGGAGCTGGTGCGTTTATGCAATCGGGGTTGAGATCAATGCATCACTTAATTTGGCTCGAGTGATGGCGTCACACCGGCTTAGGCGCCGCACGAGCACTATATCTATCGGTCTCTGTGTCCATGGCAGCGGCGTGCTCCGTGCCTCTGCTTAGGCAGCACTGGACCTCGCTTGGGCCTAAAGTGCTAGAAGCAGGGGAGCCTGGCGAGAGGCCTAGGGTGGCTAGGCCTTGGCTCTGCCACTGTTCAGTGCCAATTTTGCAAAGATAAAGAATGTATCTACAAACATCCCATGGATATGTGGAGGTGGATAATACAAAATCCGTTAAAAGATGGTAGATGGAGCACACCAAGTTCAAGTGATCATCAAGAGTATGAGATCATCATGTATATGGCCACATCAACTGTAACAAAAAACTAGATGAATTAAAAAAACAGATCCAATGTAGGAGGAACTAGACAGGTAAAGCCTTTATGTTAGCCATGCATGCAACTATTTCATAACACGTAGCCCCCTCATGCAGAATGGGGATCACCACATACATGGGCCTAGCTTGGCCTTCAGCCTGTAGTGCATGATGCAGCCTTATGCTCACTCACACGGCCACATTTTCCAATGTCCTCTGCCTTCCCCGCCTGTCTCTTTCTCTCCCTCAATCCATGGCTTACATAGGCCCTCCTCTGACAAATCTGACAGATCCAGGGACGTTGAACCTCATTCAACAAGTAGAGTGGATCTCTAGCGACCCCAACTAGCTTAGTGTTTTGGGTTTGTGGTTTTTGAGTTTGGAGTTGgagatattttttttcttcatctATAATGGAAAGATTGGGGAGGCCGATGGACTGGCAGTGGTGATAGTGGGAGAGGGAGgtacgggtgccgcacatcaggTGTGTTTATGCAATCGGGGTTGAGATCAATGCATCATTTAATTTGGCTCGAGTGATGATGTCACATCGGC
It encodes:
- the LOC8055710 gene encoding NAC domain-containing protein 73; translated protein: MSTSNNTSDLSDEKLKDQRCLTPASWRCPYCDHELNCNSYMVGFPAGVKFDPTDQELLEHLESMVKEGGSRAHPLIGDFVTTLQGDDGICYTHPENLPGVTRDGVSKHFFHRPSKAYTSGTRKRRKIQSKRGEDVGEARWHKTGKTRPLIVGGRQKGCKKILVLYSNYGKQGNKLEKTNWVMHQYHLGRDEEKDGELVVSKVFYQQTQRSTTTMMEQNDDEKDQQHHKKVHCRRPSSQEAMIACQTISTEDVQEASVQPNTTAL